A portion of the Streptomyces coeruleoprunus genome contains these proteins:
- a CDS encoding XRE family transcriptional regulator — protein MERWLADVELVPHPRNRADVSEYLGVPEEMLWPRVVKTAVKTGPDREIVSVYPYRSACPSSVWAHLVEEATKEVFFAGYTNYFIFLEQPAFHLTLRKKIEEGVRVRFLLGDPAGEVTRQREAVEGVALSVSTRIRITLENLAKVGGLSSPEMRFSASEDAMNHVSLSVFRFDEDVLVTPHLARLVGHDSPMMHLHRRESNGMFDRFADHAEELWDRAVQP, from the coding sequence GTGGAACGATGGCTGGCGGATGTGGAGCTGGTGCCACATCCGCGCAACCGCGCGGACGTGAGTGAGTACCTGGGGGTACCGGAAGAGATGCTGTGGCCCAGGGTGGTGAAGACCGCCGTCAAGACCGGTCCGGACAGGGAGATCGTCAGCGTCTATCCGTACCGCTCGGCGTGCCCATCATCCGTCTGGGCGCACCTCGTGGAGGAAGCGACGAAGGAAGTCTTCTTCGCCGGGTACACCAACTACTTCATCTTCCTGGAGCAGCCGGCGTTCCACCTGACGCTGCGCAAGAAGATCGAAGAGGGCGTGCGCGTCCGGTTCCTGCTTGGCGACCCCGCAGGCGAGGTCACGCGTCAGCGAGAGGCTGTCGAAGGCGTGGCCCTGAGCGTGTCCACGCGCATCAGGATCACCTTGGAGAACCTGGCCAAGGTCGGCGGCTTGTCGAGCCCAGAGATGCGCTTCAGCGCCTCAGAGGACGCGATGAACCACGTCTCTCTCAGCGTCTTCCGCTTCGACGAGGATGTCCTCGTCACGCCGCATCTGGCCCGACTGGTCGGGCATGACTCGCCGATGATGCACCTTCACCGCAGGGAATCGAACGGAATGTTCGATCGCTTCGCGGATCACGCCGAAGAGTTGTGGGATCGGGCTGTACAGCCCTGA